CGCCGCCGAACGCGAGGACCTGGGCAGCGAGTTCCGCAAGTGGCTGGCCGAATTCGTCAACTCCGACGCGTCGGGCGGTCCGAATACATGACCGCGCCGGCCGACGCCGAGGCGGCCGAAAACGGGTTGACGCGGCTCGCCGACTACCTGGGCAGCGTGCTGCGCAGGTTACGCGCGCTGCCTCCGCTCGACCTCGACCTCACCCAGGCGTACGGCAATGTCCTCGCCGAGGACGTCGTCGCGCCGCACGCCTTCCCGGCCTTCGACCAGGCAGCGGTCGACGGTTACGCCGCGCGCTGGGAGGACATCGCGGGCGGGGCCCGGGGTGCCGGCTACGTCCCGGCCCAGTCCGGTGGGCCGGGAGGCCGCACGGTACGGCTCAACGTGGTCGGTGATCTCGGCGCGGCCAGTTGGCGGCCGGTCCGGCTCACCCCGGGCTCGTGTTTCTCGGTCGCCGCAGGTGCGCCGTTGCCGATCGCCGCAGACGTGGTGGTGCCGGTGGAATGGACCGACCAGGGCATGGCGGCGGTGGAGATCTTCCGCGCCCCGAAGCGAGGGTACGGAGTACGCCGGGCCGGCGAGGAGGTGGCGGCCGGTGCCGTGCTCGCCCCCTCCGGCACGTACGTCTCACCCGCCCTGGTCGCGGTGCTGGCCGCCACCGGGATCGGGCACGTGGTGGTCCGACCCAGCCCACGGGTGGTCATCGTGGCCACCGGCGACGAACTGGTCGACGTGGGCCGGGGCAGCCAGCCCGGCCAGGTGGTGGACGCCAACTCGCACGCGTTGACCGCTGCGGCGGCGGAGGCGGGCGCGTTGGCGTACCGGGTGGGCATCTGTGACGACGACCCGGAGGGGCTGCGCGGGCTGCTGGAGGACCAGACCCTGCGCGCCGACCTGATCATCACGACCGGCGGGACCGGCACCGGCCCGGGTGACATGGTCCGACGCATCCTGTCCCGCCGAGACGGCGGCCGGGCCGGCCCGGTCACCTTCACCGACGTGGCGCTCTATCCGGGCACCGCGCTCGGCTTCGGCACCGTCGGCGCCGAGGAGGTGCCGGTGGTCTGCCTGCCCGGCGACCCGGGTGCCGCGATGATCGGCTTCGAGGTGCTGGCGCGCCCGGCGATCAACCTGCTCGCCGGCGCCGAGCCGGTGTTCCGGCCCAGTGTGCGGGCACACCTGCTGGAGACCGTCTCGTCGCCGGCCGGGCTGCGCGAGTTCCGGCCCGCCCACGTCGCCGAACGGCGTGGCGGGGGATACACTGTCCAACCGCTCAACGGCGGCCCGTTCACCCTCTCCGGCCTGGCAGAGGCGAACGGCCTTCTCGTTCTTGGCGAGCGGGTGACCGCAGCCGCCGCCGGCTCCACCGTGGACGTGCTGCTGCTGGACCGCCGACGGTGAATCGCCGCTGACGCTCGGGTTTGGAGGATCGGTGCGGTTCAGACGGGCACCCGGCTGGCCGGTGGTGCTCGCCGACGGCCCGGTACTGCTGCGGCCGTACCGGCGTTCGGACGCGACGCCCTGGTCGGAGGTGCGCCGCGCAAACCGCGACTGGCTGGCCCCCTGGGAGTCCTCGCTGGCCGGTGACTGGGCCGAGCTGAACTCGCCGGCCACCTTCCGCTGGGTCTACCGCGACCAGCGACGCTCGGCGCGTACCGGCGAGGGGATGCCGTTCGCGGTCTGCCTCCACGAAGACGGCGAAGAGCGGTTCGTCGGCCACCTCAACGTGGGCAACATCGTCCGGCGCGCTTTCTGCTCCGGCTACGTCGGATACTGGGTGGACCGCCGGGTGGCCGGCCGTGGCGTGATCCCCACCGCGCTCGCCCTCGCCGTCGACCACGCCTTCGGCCCCGGTGGCCTGCACCGGGTGGAGGTGAACATCCGGCCGGAGAATCTGCCGTCCCGCCGCGTGGTGGAGAAGCTCGGCTTCCGCGAGGAGGCGTACCACGCGCGCTACATGCACATCGACGGTGCCTGGCGCGATCACATCGGGTACGCGATGACCAGTGAGGAAGTCGCCGCCGAGGGCGGCCTGTTGGCCCGTTGGCACCGGCTGCGCGCCGGTACCTGGTGAGCCGTCCCACGTCCGGGATCGGCGCGGCGCAGTTGTTCCGAGGGCGGTGACCCGTAACCTCAGGTAACTGCAAGCTGCGGCAAGCGCTGCCCGACCTGCACGATTCACGCCGCCGGCACCGGTCGGTGGAAGATCCTGCGGCCGGGCGGTGGTTGCTCCGAATTCGGTGACGGGAGGGGTGAGGGTGCCGACCTCGGTGCTCCTCGCCGTCCTCGCCGCCGCCGGTCTGCTCGCCCTCGCTCCGGCGTTGGTCCGCCGGTACGACGCCGCCGAGCGGCTGGTGGCGGAGCGGGCGCAGTCGACGGCGCGGGTGCTCGAGCGCCGTCGACGACGTCGCACTGTCCCGGGCCGGCGCCCGGTCAACGCGCCCCGCACCCTGGTCGTCACCCTCAGTGAGGATGCCAGCTCGGGCGCGCTCGCCGCCCCGGTCTCCGGCCCGCCCGCCGCCCGCCGCTCAGGTGGCGAGCCCGGCGGCGGGCGGCGTTCCGGTCGGCCGAGCCGGCTGCGCGCCGTACCGTCGGTCAGCGGCCGATCCCGCCGCCGCCCGGACCGGCGTCGCCAGCACACCCCCGCCGTCTACCGCCGTCGCCGGGTGCTCGCCGCGCTGGTCCTGCTCAACGCCGTCGAACTGGTAGGCGTGCTGGTGGTCGGTCCCGGCTTCTGGATCAGTTTCGCGGTCACCGGCACCCTCCTGATCGTGTACGTCGCCCACCTGCGCGCCCGCGCGGTCGCCGAGCGCCGCCGCCGTCGCGCCCGCGCCCGCGAGGCCGCCTGGCTGGCCGCCCGCCAGGCCGAGGTACGCCGGGAACAGGCCCGTCGCGCCGCCGCCCGCCGCGAGGCGCAACGTCGCCTGGCCGCCCAGCGGGAGGCCGTCCGGCGTACCGCCATGGGCCTGGACCGCCCCGCCGACCTCCCGGCGGCGGCCAACGGCGGCTCCGTCTCCTACCGCCGCACCGGCGGCCTCCGCGGTCGCCCCTACGAAACCGGCCGCGGCATGTAAGGCGGCATGTAAGGAAGGGCCCCCTTTTAACGCCTGCGGTAGAGGAAGGGCCCCTTATTAACACTGCCGGTGGGCGCCGCGCTTGCGGGAGTCAACACTGCGGGCGGGCCGCCGCCCGAGCGGCACGTGGGGAGCGGCACACGATGATCGTGCCGGCCCGCCCGGTGGTGCCAACACGGTGCCAACACCGGTGGGCGGGGCGGTTCGCGGCCGGGACGGTCGACCTGTTAGCCTTGTCGCCGGCCCGCCCGGTGTAAGCCGGGTGGGACCGACGCCGGTCCGCCGGCGGAGGGGCTGTGGCGCAGACCGGTAGCGCACCTCGTTCGCATCGAGGGGGTCAGGGGTTCAAATCCCCTCAGCTCCACCCAGTTCAGAGGCCGTTTCCGCAAGTCGGAGACGGCCTTTTTCGGACTTGTCCCGCGGCGGCCAACCCGGAGAGCGCGTACGCCCAGGTCGGCTCGTCGGGGTAGCCGTCCGGGAACTGTCAGGCGGCCAGTGCCCAGGCGATCAACGCGAAGATGACCAGGACACTCCAGTTGACCCCGACGGGTACGCCGGCGTCAGTCGAACAGCCGGTCGAGCGCTTCCTGTTCGAGGTCGCGCCAGCGCTGGGCGTCCTTCAGTGCCTTGGCGATCTCCTTCTCCTCAAGATGGTGGGCGCCCTCCTCGCGGATGCACGCGACGCTGAACGGCCCGCCGACCGAAGGCGAGGTCCGTTCCAGCGACTCCAGTACCCGTACCACGCCCACCACGCCGTACTCGACGGTGCGGGTGGTCATCCGGAAGTGGGACAGCAGCGCGCCGGCCTGCTGGGCCATGGGCGCGCCGGAGCCGATGGCGTGGAAGCCCACGTCTTCGTAGCGGCCGATGAGCCCGTTGGGGTTGATCTCCACGATCCACGGTCCGCCCTGGCTGTAGCCGGCCGCGAGCAGGTACGCCGACACTCCGCCGCCGCCGTCCTCGCCGGGCACCTCCGGGATGTATTTCTCGTAGTGCTTCTTGAAGACGGGCAGGACGCGCTCCTGCAACTCGTCGCCGATGTCGGGTGCTTCGAGGATTGCGGTGGCCGAGTCCTGGAGGAGCGGGCGCAGGTCGTTGAGTACGCCTCGCGCGCCGCTGCCGCCCCAGGCGGCGCAGGAGCCCAGCGGGTGCAGCTTCTGGGCGGGGAAGCTCAGACCGCGGTCGCTCTCGGTGATCTGGGAGTCCGCGCCGATCACCACCCCGTCGCTACAGACGACAGCGAGTACGACGGTCATGGGGTCCTCCAGGGCAGGGGTATGAGGTTGGGCGCGAGGTACCCGGCATCCCGCGTGCCTACACCCCGACGGGTGTCGGCCCGTTCGCTGCCCCGGACGAGAATCCCCCTCCCGCCGCACAGGAGAGGACTCTCAGGCCGACCGGGCGGGCGGGGTGCTGGCGGCCGGTCAAGCGGTGGCCGGAATGACCAGTACGATGACGAGCCGCTCGGCGAGAAGTGGATACGCTCGCGGTCGTGACGCACGAGAAGGAGATCACTGAGCCGATCGACCTGTGCCTGGCCAACGGGCGGCTGCGTCCCGCCGCGGTGGGTTGGAGCCGGCGTCCCGTACACCGGGCGAACCTGCGCGGCTGGGGCCGCAACAAACGCTGGGAGTACTGGGGAATCGTCACGCCGCGCCACATCGTCGGCCTGGTCGCCTCGTCGCTGGACTACGCCGGGGTGCACAGCCTCTACGTGCTCGACCGTACGACGAATGTCGAGACCGACCGGAGCGTGGTGGTTCCCTTCGCTCGGGGCACCGTTTTCCCGCCGGTAAGCGGGGTGGGTGTGGTGCGGGCCCGTGGCGGCGGGATCTCGATCGACATCGACCAGGCGGTGACCGGGACCACGATCCGCGCCGCTGCCCCGGACATCGAGGTCGATCTGGTGGTGGCGCTGCCGGAGGGGAACGAGTCGCTCAGCGTGGTGGTGCCCTGGAGCACCCGCCGCTTCCAGTACACGGTCAAGGACGTCGGTCGCCCGGTACGCGGCAAGCTGCGGGTCAACGGGGAGGACCACGTGATCGCCGAGGCCGACTCGTTTGCCGTCCTCGACCACGGGCGCGGCCGGTGGCCGTACGCGATCCGCTGGAACTGGGCTGCCGGCAGCGGCCCGGGCCGGGCCATCCAACTCGGCGGACGGTGGACCGACCGCACCGGCTCCACCGAGAACGGCCTCTTCGTCGACGGCCGGCTGCACAAGATCGGCGATGACCTGCGCTGGGAGTACGACCGCGCCGACTGGCTGCGGCCGTGGCGGATCAGCGGTGCACGGGTGGCCGTGCGGTTCCATCCCTTTCACGAGAAGGTCGCCCGGACCAATCTCGGTGTGCTCGCCAACGAGACGCATCAGTGCTTCGGGCACTTCACCGGTTGGGCGACGACCGACGACGGCGAGCGGATCGACCTGGACGGGCTGGTCGGCTGGGCCGAGGAGGCGCGCAACCGCTGGTAGCGCGCGGGCCAGGCCGGGGCACGTGAATCGCACCGGTGCGGTGGATCAATTTTCTACGCGTGCCGCCGGTGGCCGCAGTACACAGAACTCGTTGCCGTCGTGGTCGGCGAGCACGTGCCAGGCCCAGCCGTCTTCTTCGATGCAGGTTTCGGTAATGCGCCGCGCGCCCAGCGACATCAGCCTGGTCACCTCTGCTTCCAGGTCGGGCACGCGCAGATCCAGGTGCATTCTGTTCTTCTGTGCCTTCGGCTCGGGGACTCGCTGCAACAGCAGCTCGACGCCGTTGCCGTCGGCTGGCAGCAGGCGCCGGTAGCGCCCGGGCGAGAGGGGTCCGGCCACGTATCCGAGCACCTGGGACCAGAACGTCCCCGCACGATCGAGGTCGGCACAGTCCAGGACCACCGCGAGGACGACGTCGTGCCGTCCGCCGAACCGAGCCGGTCCTTCGGTCATGACAGCAGGCTAGCCCGCCGGCTTCGGGTACGCCGACCGACCCGCATGATCCATGTCCTGAGTCGACTGTCAGGATTGCGGTATGACGGTTCAATTCGCCGGCCGGGTTGCGCTGGTCACAGGTGGCAGCCGCGGGATCGGCGCCGCCGTCGCGCGACGGCTGGCCGAGGACGGCATCCACGTCGCGTTCACCTACCGCGCCGCGGAGGCGAGCGCGAAGGCCGTGCTTGCCGACATCGAGGCGTACGGGCGTAGCGGCCTGTCGATCAGTGCGGACAGCGCCGATCCGGCGGCGGTGGTCGGTGCCGTCGAGCGGACCGTTGCCGAGTTGGGGCGGCTGGACATCCTGGTCAACAACGCCGGGGTGTTCGCGGGTGGGCCGATCGAGTCGGTCAGCTTCGACGACCTCGACCGGGCCGTCGCGGTGAACGTACGCGGGGTCTACCTGGCCACCCAGGCGGCGGTACGCCACATGGGCGCGGGCGGCCGGATCGTCAACATCGGCAGCAGCTTCGCCAGCCGAGTGCCGGCTCCCGGGGTGAGCGCGTACGCGATGACCAAGAGCGCGGTCAACGGGCTGACCCGGGCACTCGCCCGCGAACTCGGCCCGCGCGGGATCACCGTCAACCTGATCCTGCCCGGCTCGACCGACACCGACATGAACCCGGCGGACAGTGCCGGCGCCGACGCGCAGCGGTCGCACATCGCCCTCGGCCGGTACGCGTCACCGGCCGACGTGGCAGCCACGGTGAGTCACCTGGTGGGGGACGGCGGACGGCACATCACCGGCGCGTCGATCGCCGTCGACGGCGGCGCGACGGCCTGAACGTCGCGTCGGCCTCAACGCGCGTCAGCCTGAACGTCGCTCGGCCTGGAGGCGCGACGGCCTGAACGTCGCGTCGGCCGGTCAGGTCGTAGGCTCCTGTCGCAGCTGGGTGGCGGTGCGGACGAGCCCGGCGACGGCCCGGGAGCGGCTGTGCGGCGGCCAGGCGAGCACGGTGGTGACGTGCGGTGCGTCGGTGAGCGGGACGGCGGTGTGCGCGTTCCACAGCCACGATCGGGACGAGGCGCAGAGGACGGCCATGGTGCGTCCGAGGGCGATCAGCTGCGCCAGTTGCGACTGGTCGTGGATCTCGGGGCCCGGGCCGGGCTCGTACGTGCCGTCCTGCCGGGGCCAGCGGGCGACCGGCAGCTCCGGTACGTCGCTGATCTCGGCCATGCTCAGGGACGTACGCGCGGCGAGGGGATGCCCGGCGGGCACGATGGCGACCTGGTGTTCGGTAAGCAGGTCCTCGGTGTCGAGGCTGGCGAGGTCGTCGAAGGGGCGCTGCATGAGGGCGACGTCGGCGCGGCCGTCGCGCAGCATCCGCGCCTGTTCGCCCATGCGGCAGAGCAGCACGTCGACCTCGACCGCGCCAGGTTCGGCGGCGTGGGCGTCGAGCAGCTTCCGCAACAGCTCGTGATTCGCCCCGGCCTTCGTGGCAAGCGTCAGGTGGTTCGGGGCGGACGCGGCCCGGCGGGTACGGCGGGCGGCTGCGGCGGTGGCGTCGAGGATGGTGCGAGCCTCGTCGAGCAGCACCTGACCTGCGCCGGTGAGGGTGACGCCCCGGCGGTTGCGGTCGAGCAGGGTGACGCCGAGGCGCCGTTCCAGCTGCTGTATCGCCCGGGACAGCGGTGGCTGGGCGATGCCGAGGCGCTCGGCCGCCCGGCTGAAGTGCAGTTCCTCGGCGACCGTGACGAAGTACCTGAGTTCGCGGGTCTCCAGAGTGTCCACGACAGCGACGATACTGCGGTGATACCGGCCGGGTATGACAGCGCACCCAACCGGTGTAACGGCGGCACTCGTTGCCGAGCCACCATCGGCGTCATGAGTGACACGAAGACCGCGCTGGTCACCGGCGCGAACAAGGGACTCGGCTACGAGATCGCGGCCGGGCTGGGCGCGCGAGGCTACCGGGTGGCGGTGGGGGCCCGCGACCGTGGGCGGGGCGAGGCGGCCGTGCAGAAGCTGATCGCCGCCGGGGTGGACGCGTTCCCGGTCCCGCTGGACGTGACAAGCGACCGGAGCGTCGCCGAGGCGGCCGAACTGATCGACCGCCTCGACGTCCTGGTCAACAACGCCGGCATCTCGGGAGAGAGCGGGCCGGGATGGGTGCAGGATCCGACCACGCTCGACCTCGACGTGGTCCGCACGGTCGTGGACACCAACGTCTACGGCGTGATCCGGGTGACCAACGCGATGCTGCCGATGTTGCGGCGCTCGGTCTCCCCGCGCATCGTCAACATCTCCAGCAGCGTCGGATCGTTGACCTGGCAGACGGACCCGAACATCGAAGTCGGCCCGGTCATGGCGGCCTACTCGCCGACGAAGTCGTTCCTCAACGCCATCACGGTGCATTACGCGCGGCAGTTCGCCGGCACGGGCATCCTCATCAACGCCGCCTGTCCGGGCCTGATCGCGACGGATTTCACCGGCTTCCATGGCCGGCCACCCCAGGAGGCGGCGGCGACCCCGATCCGGCTGGCCACTCTGCCCGACGGCGGCCCGACCGGCTCGTTCTTCAACGACGACGGCGTGATCCCCTGGTGATTCCGAACATGTCCCGGCATCGGGTGCCAGGAGCGCCCACATTTACCGATGGGCGTCGATCCCTTGACGATGTCGGGATGTGAACGTTATCAATCAGTTGGTGGGTGTGAAAGCGTGGTGACGAGAGGCGACGAGACATGCGACTGAAGCTTTGTGGCAGGTTGCTGGCGGCCACTCTCACCACGCTGGTCACGGCGGCCACCGTCGCCGTCGTGGGGCCCGCTGCCCCGGTGCGGGCGGCCGCCGTGACCTTCACCAATCCGCTCGCCGAACAGCGCGCGGACCCGCACATCTACCGGCACACCGACGGCTACTACTACTTCACCGCGACCGTGCCCGAGTACGACCGGATCGTGCTCCGCCGCGCCACCACGCTCCAGGGACTCGCCACCGCCAGCGAGCGGGTGATCTGGCGCCGGCACAGCAGCGGCGAGATGGGCGCGCACATCTGGGCACCTGAGATCCACTTCATCGACGGCCGGTGGTACGTCTACTTCGCCGCCGGTCGCACCGAGGACGTCTGGGCCATCCGGCCGTACGTGCTGGAGAGCAGCGCCGCGAACCCGCTCGACGGGCCGTGGGCCGAGCGTGGCCAACTCCAGCCGGCCCGGAGCAGCTTCTCGCTCGACGCGACCACCTTCGTGCACAACGGCCAGCGCTACCTGGCCTGGGCGGAGTACGCCGGCAGCAACTCCAACATCTACCTCGCCCGCGCGGTCAACCCGTGGACGTACGCGGGCACCCCGACGTTGATCGCCACCCCCACGTACGCCTGGGAGACCCGGGGGTACCGGGTGAACGAGGGACCGGCGGTGCTGATCCGCAACGGCCGGGTGTTCATGACCTACTCGGCGAGCGCCACCGACGCCAGCTACGCCGTCGGGCTGCTCACCGCCTCGGCGGGCAGCAACCTGCTGAACGCGGCCTCCTGGTCGAAGCGGGCCACGCCGGTGCTGGCCAGCGACAGCCGGACCGGCCAGTGGGGACCGGGACACAACTCCTTCACCGTCGCCGAGGACGGCAGCGACGTGATCGTCTACCACTCCCGCAACTACGAGCGGTACCTCGGCAACGGCTACGACCCACTCAACGATCCGAACCGGCGGACCCGCATCCAGCGGGTCTACTGGAACGCCGACGGTACGCCGAACTTCGGCGTACCGGTGCCGGACGGCGTGACTCCGGTCCGGCTGCGGGCACACGACCTGCCGGACCGCTACCTGCGGCACTGGGAGTTCCGGGCGCGCCTGGAGCCGAACGTCACAAACCTCGCCGACTCTCAGTTCCGGATCGTCGCTGGGCTGGCGGACCCGGCGGCGATCTCGCTGGAGTCGACAAACTATCCCGGCTACTACCTGCGGCACCGCAACCACCAGCTCTGGGTCGAGCGCAACGACGGCACCAGCCTGTTCCGGCAGGACGCGACGTTCCTCCGCCGGCCCGGCCTGGCCGACCCCGCCAAGGTGTCCCTGGAGTCGGTGAACTTCCCCGGCCAGTACGTCCGGCACCGGGACGGACTGCTGTATCTCGAAGCCGTTGCGGACGCGGCCGGGCGGGCGTCCGCCACCTTCGCCCTGGAGTAGCCGAACGTGTCGGTGGGGGTGCCTAGACTCCCGCGACATGGCGACGGTGACCTTTGTGGACGAGAGCACGGCCGGTGCGCGTACCCCCGCGTGGGCCTTGCGGATCTTCGAGGAGCGGCTGACGCTGCGTGAGCTGATCCGGCGGCGGATCCACCAGGAGGTGGCCGAATACCACGCCGCCACCCCGGCACCGCGCCGGCTGCTCGTGCAGCCCACCCGGACCGAGCAGGCGTTGAACGGCGATCCCGCCGAGCGGTCGCCGCGCCGGGTCGACCCGGCGCGGCAGGTGGCCCTGGCCGAGGAGGCGTTCGGCCGCAACGGTTTCGTGGTGCTGGTCGGCGACCGCCAGGTCGAGGAGTTGGACGACGAGCTCGACCTGCGCCGCGACACCGAGGTCACCTTCCTCAAGCTCGTCCCGCTGGTGGGTGGCTGATGACCACCGCCACCGCCACCGTCTGGTACGTCACTCGCACCCGGGACCTGGTCGCCGCGAACGACCTGACCGCACTGGCCGACCACCTCTACGCGCAGGCCGTGGTCTGCCGGCACCACACGGCGGTACGCGAGTCCCTGCGCCCGCTGTCCCGCCCGGATGTGGCCCGGTTGGTGCACGGCATGGTCCGCATCGCGCTGAAGAACCCGGTGCGTTCCTGGGCCGCGCGAGACATGATCAACCAGGTGGCCCGGCGGCTCCCCACCGAGCTGACCGCCGAGCAGCTCAAGGATCTCACCGCGTACGCCGTCCAGATGTGGCATGGGCTGCCGCCCAGCGCGCTGGAGATCGTGGCCCGCGGGCTGGCCGCGACCGGCCCGCTCCCGGCCGACCTGGCGAAGGTGATGACCGACCGGTCCGGGGAGAGCCAACGATTGCGCCTGCTGGTGGCCGAGCTGGGCGGGCCGTACCTCGACCCGAGCGACCCGTGGGCCGAGCAGATCGGCACCGAGCTGTCTACCCTCGACCCGGCCTGGCAGCGGCTGATCGCCCATGCCAGCACCGCGATCACCGCCCGCCCCACGGCCGGCTGGTCGGCCGAGGCGTCCCGGCTGCTCGCCGAGATCGATCCGGCTGAGACCATGCGGGTGCTCGACGGGTGGCTGGCCGCCGCATCGCGTACCCCACAGTCGCAGCCCACCTCGGCCAACGCGGACCTGCTGCGCGGTCTGCTCTGGCTGGCCGAGCGGTCCGCGCCCGCCCCCGAGCAGGTACGCCGGATCGGTGGCCTGGTCGAGGCGATGCTGCGCCGGCTGCCCGGGATCGGGCCGGCCTGCCCGAAGGTGGCAAACGCGGCGGTCGGGGTGCTCGGACGGCTCGACGGCGAGGCGGCGCTGGCGCAGCTGGCCCGGCTGTCGGCCCGGGTCACCTACAAGGGCACCCGCAACGAGATCGACAAGGCGCTCGACGTCCGCGCCGCGGCGCTCGGCATCGGCCGGGACGAGATCGAGGAACTGGCCGTCCCGGACTACGGCCTGACCGAGGTGGGCCGGCACGAGGTGGTCCTCGGCGGGTGCCGGGCCGAACTGCTGATCGTTGCCACGGGCGCGACCCTGGTCTGGCACAACCAGGCCGGCCGGCAGGTGAAGAGCCCGCCGGCGACGGTACGCCGCGACCACGTCCCGGCACTGGCCGAGCTGAAGGGCCTGGCCAAGGAGGTCACCGGGATGCTGGCCGCCCAGGCGGCCCGGCTGGACCGGCTCTTCCTGGCCCAGCGCAGCTGGCCCCTTGCCGTCTGGCGGCAGCGCTATCTGGACCATCCGCTTGTCGGCGTGCTGGCCCGCCGGCTGCTCTGGCTGGTCGACGGGGTGCCCTGCGGTTGGGCCGACGGTGCGCTGCGCACGGTGGACGACACTGCGGTCACCGCCGCCGACGATGCCGAGGTGCGGATCTGGCACCCGATCGGGCGGCCGGTGCCGGAGGTCGTCGCCTGGCGGGAGTGGCTGGAGCGGCACCTGATCGTCCAGCCGTTCAAGCAGGCGCACCGGGAGGTCTATCTGCTCACCCCCGCCGAGGAGGCCACCGGCACGTACTCCAACCGGTTCGCCGGGCACATCCTGCGCCAGCACCAATACCACGCGCTGGCCGCGATCCGGGGCTGGTCCGACCGGCTCCGGTTGATGGTCGACGACTCGTACCCGCCCACGCTGCGCGAACTGCCGGGCTGGGGGCTGCGCGCCGAGTACTGGGTGGAGGGTGTCGGCGACGACTACGGCACCGACACCACCGAGAGCGGGTCGTACCTGCGGCTGGTCACCGACCAGGTGCGCTTCTACCCGATCGCCGCCGCGCAGAACTGGTCGCACGCCTCCGGTGGCGGCTACGCGGGCGCCCGGTGGACCGACGCCCGCCCGGTTGACCCGCTGCCGCTCGACCAGATCCCGCCGCTGGTGTTCAGCGAGATCATGCGGGACGTGGACCTGTTCGTCGGGGTGGCCAGCGTCGGCAACGATCCGACCTGGTCCGACGGCGGCCCGCAGGGTCGGTTCCGGGACTACTGGTCGTCGTACAGCTTCGGGGAGCTGTCGGCGACCGCCGAGACCCGGCGGGACCTGCTGGCCCGGCTGCTGCCCCGGCTGGCGGTGGGGCGGCGGGCCCGGATCGACGGCCGGTTCCTCGTGGTCGACGGTGAGCTGCGCACGTACCGGATCCACCTGGGGTCGGGCAACATCCTGATGAGCCCGAACGACGAGTATCTCTGCATCGTGCCGGACCGTGGCGCGGGCCGGCTGGGCGAGCAGCAGTTCCTACCGTTCGAGGGGGACGGCATGCTCGCCGTCATCCTCAGCAAGGCGATGCTGCTGGCCCGGGACGCCGAGATCACCGACCCGTCGATCACCCGGCAGATCAAGCCCGGCTAGCCGCGACGAAGCTCGCCGGTCTCGCTAAAGTTCCTGCACCGGGCGGGACAGCAGGCAGAACTCGTTGCCTTCCGGATCGGCGAGCACGACCCAGCTGGCGTTGGCGGC
This DNA window, taken from Micromonospora sp. FIMYZ51, encodes the following:
- a CDS encoding SDR family oxidoreductase, with product MSDTKTALVTGANKGLGYEIAAGLGARGYRVAVGARDRGRGEAAVQKLIAAGVDAFPVPLDVTSDRSVAEAAELIDRLDVLVNNAGISGESGPGWVQDPTTLDLDVVRTVVDTNVYGVIRVTNAMLPMLRRSVSPRIVNISSSVGSLTWQTDPNIEVGPVMAAYSPTKSFLNAITVHYARQFAGTGILINAACPGLIATDFTGFHGRPPQEAAATPIRLATLPDGGPTGSFFNDDGVIPW
- a CDS encoding LysR family transcriptional regulator → METRELRYFVTVAEELHFSRAAERLGIAQPPLSRAIQQLERRLGVTLLDRNRRGVTLTGAGQVLLDEARTILDATAAAARRTRRAASAPNHLTLATKAGANHELLRKLLDAHAAEPGAVEVDVLLCRMGEQARMLRDGRADVALMQRPFDDLASLDTEDLLTEHQVAIVPAGHPLAARTSLSMAEISDVPELPVARWPRQDGTYEPGPGPEIHDQSQLAQLIALGRTMAVLCASSRSWLWNAHTAVPLTDAPHVTTVLAWPPHSRSRAVAGLVRTATQLRQEPTT
- a CDS encoding VOC family protein, whose product is MTEGPARFGGRHDVVLAVVLDCADLDRAGTFWSQVLGYVAGPLSPGRYRRLLPADGNGVELLLQRVPEPKAQKNRMHLDLRVPDLEAEVTRLMSLGARRITETCIEEDGWAWHVLADHDGNEFCVLRPPAARVEN
- a CDS encoding GNAT family protein is translated as MRFRRAPGWPVVLADGPVLLRPYRRSDATPWSEVRRANRDWLAPWESSLAGDWAELNSPATFRWVYRDQRRSARTGEGMPFAVCLHEDGEERFVGHLNVGNIVRRAFCSGYVGYWVDRRVAGRGVIPTALALAVDHAFGPGGLHRVEVNIRPENLPSRRVVEKLGFREEAYHARYMHIDGAWRDHIGYAMTSEEVAAEGGLLARWHRLRAGTW
- a CDS encoding DUF2804 domain-containing protein: MTHEKEITEPIDLCLANGRLRPAAVGWSRRPVHRANLRGWGRNKRWEYWGIVTPRHIVGLVASSLDYAGVHSLYVLDRTTNVETDRSVVVPFARGTVFPPVSGVGVVRARGGGISIDIDQAVTGTTIRAAAPDIEVDLVVALPEGNESLSVVVPWSTRRFQYTVKDVGRPVRGKLRVNGEDHVIAEADSFAVLDHGRGRWPYAIRWNWAAGSGPGRAIQLGGRWTDRTGSTENGLFVDGRLHKIGDDLRWEYDRADWLRPWRISGARVAVRFHPFHEKVARTNLGVLANETHQCFGHFTGWATTDDGERIDLDGLVGWAEEARNRW
- a CDS encoding proteasome protein, which gives rise to MTVVLAVVCSDGVVIGADSQITESDRGLSFPAQKLHPLGSCAAWGGSGARGVLNDLRPLLQDSATAILEAPDIGDELQERVLPVFKKHYEKYIPEVPGEDGGGGVSAYLLAAGYSQGGPWIVEINPNGLIGRYEDVGFHAIGSGAPMAQQAGALLSHFRMTTRTVEYGVVGVVRVLESLERTSPSVGGPFSVACIREEGAHHLEEKEIAKALKDAQRWRDLEQEALDRLFD
- a CDS encoding SDR family oxidoreductase, which encodes MTVQFAGRVALVTGGSRGIGAAVARRLAEDGIHVAFTYRAAEASAKAVLADIEAYGRSGLSISADSADPAAVVGAVERTVAELGRLDILVNNAGVFAGGPIESVSFDDLDRAVAVNVRGVYLATQAAVRHMGAGGRIVNIGSSFASRVPAPGVSAYAMTKSAVNGLTRALARELGPRGITVNLILPGSTDTDMNPADSAGADAQRSHIALGRYASPADVAATVSHLVGDGGRHITGASIAVDGGATA
- the glp gene encoding gephyrin-like molybdotransferase Glp — translated: MTAPADAEAAENGLTRLADYLGSVLRRLRALPPLDLDLTQAYGNVLAEDVVAPHAFPAFDQAAVDGYAARWEDIAGGARGAGYVPAQSGGPGGRTVRLNVVGDLGAASWRPVRLTPGSCFSVAAGAPLPIAADVVVPVEWTDQGMAAVEIFRAPKRGYGVRRAGEEVAAGAVLAPSGTYVSPALVAVLAATGIGHVVVRPSPRVVIVATGDELVDVGRGSQPGQVVDANSHALTAAAAEAGALAYRVGICDDDPEGLRGLLEDQTLRADLIITTGGTGTGPGDMVRRILSRRDGGRAGPVTFTDVALYPGTALGFGTVGAEEVPVVCLPGDPGAAMIGFEVLARPAINLLAGAEPVFRPSVRAHLLETVSSPAGLREFRPAHVAERRGGGYTVQPLNGGPFTLSGLAEANGLLVLGERVTAAAAGSTVDVLLLDRRR